A region of the Motilibacter aurantiacus genome:
CGTCGACCGCCGCCTGCCACGCCGCCCAGCCTGCCGCCGTCGGCGTGCCGGAGCCGTCGAGCGCGACGACGGTCGGCTCGTCCAGGACCAGCTCGCCGTCCGCCGTGGCCAGGAGCGTCCGGGCCGTTCCGAGGTCCAGCGCGAGGTCGGAGCCGGCGCGCCTGCGCCTGAGGGCGCCGAGCACCGGGCTCACCGCCCCGCGGCGTCGCGTCGCGCGCAGTCCACGCAGCCGGGCGGGTACGGACGCAGCTCCAGCCGCGGCGCCGGGATGCGCGCCGAGCAGGAGACGCAGACGCCGTACGTGCCGGCGGCCATGCGCGCGAGGGCGGCCTCGATCTCGCGCAGGACGCTGCGTACGGAGTCCAGGTGTGCGGCGAGGACGAGGTCGCCCGCGGCGGGCTCCGCGCCCTGGGCGGCGAGCTGCTCGCGGCGCTCGGCACGGCACCGCTCGAGCTCGACGCGGAGCTCGGCCAGCTGCGCCGGGGTCAGCGGGTCGGCGGCCGGGGTACGTCGTGCGTCCACGCGAGGGGTGGCCGAAGAGATCGACATGGGCGTGCTCCAAAGGCTGGAAAAGGAAAACGCGCCGCAGGTGCGGCGCGTCCGGTGGTGTCCGTCTGGCTCGCGGGGGAGCCGGGGTGCCACCGGAGGAGCGCGCCCACGCTGCGGGCCGGCCGACCGGGAGAGGGCTCGTCGTCCCGGCGGGCAGGACGCGGGCAGGAGCAGCAGGAGCAGGACACCGGCCGCGAGCGGCACGGCCGGGGCGGTGCCCTCGAGGTGCTCGCGGGCAGCGGAGAGCCGGGCCGCCGGGGCGCGCTCGACGTGCGCGGCGTCGAGGACGGGCGCGTCCGACGCGCGCGACACGTCCCCGGTAGGGCGGGCGTCGGCGGCGCCGGAGGTGGACTGCGGGGCGAGGGCCAGCACGACGAGCACGGCGAGGACGAGCGCCCCCACCTGCTGCGCCCGCACGGCCCGCCGCTCCATGCGAGCCGACCGTAGCCCCGAACCGGGAGAAATGCGAACGACCTCCGCCGCCGTCAGGGGCTTCCTACCGGCGAGGCGTGCCTCCTACCCGGCAGAACGGGCTGGAGGCGCGACGCCGTGGCCGGAGGAAGGCGCGAGCGCAGGCCCGGACAGCACGAAGCCCCCACGACGGCGCCGTCGGTCCGGCGACGCGCAGGGGCTCGGGGAAGCACTCGGGGAAGAACTCGAGTGGAGTGGAGCGGGTGACGGGAATCGAACCCGCACTGTCAGCTTGGGAAGCTGATGTTCTGCCATTGAACTACACCCGCGTGCGCATACCCCGGAGCCGGAGCCCCAGGGACGAGCGGAGCCAGCATAGCCGCTAGCGTGCCCGCGTACGGAAGCACGGGCCCGAGCGGCCACCCCGAGCCCCGAGGAGGCGCAGTGATCCTGTCCGACGGGACCATCCGCCGCCTGCTCGCCGAGGGGCGGCTGGTCATCGACCCCATCGACCCGGCCCAGGTCCAGCCGGCCAGCGTCGACGTACGCCTCGGCGCCGAGTTCCTCGTCTTCCGCAACCACACCGCCGAGGTCATCGACCCGTACGAGAAGCGCGACGACCTCATGGAGAAGGTGCGGGTGCCCGAGGGCCAGCCGTTCGTGCTGCACCCGGGGGAGTTCGTGCTGGGCACGACGCTGGAGGCGATCGGCCTGCCCGACGACCTCGTCGCCCGGGTCGAGGGCAAGAGCAGCCTGGGGCGGCTCGGGCTGCTGATCCACGCCACCGCGGGCTTCGTCGACCCCGGCTGGACGCGCGGCCAGATCACCCTCGAGCTGTCCAACGTCGCGACGTTGCCGATCAAGCTCTGGCCGGGGATGCGGATCGGCCAGCTGTCGTTCCACTGCCTGGACGCGCCGGCCGAGCGGCCGTACGGACACCCCGACCTCGGCTCGAAGTACGTCGGACAGCGCGGGCCGGTGGCCTCGCAGTACCAGCAGAACAGGCACGGCGCCGGGCAGCCGGAGGGCTGACGGGGCTCAGCCGGCCGGCAGGGCGAACGGCTCCGGCCACACCTCCGCCGCGGGCACGGGCCGCCGCAGCAGGTAGCCCTGGGCCGAGTCGCAGCCCAGCGCGCGGACGACGGCCAGCTGCTCGGGCAGCTCCACGCCCTCGGCGGTGGACTCGAGGCCGAGCCCGTGGGCGAGCGCGATGGTCGCGGCCACGACGCGGCGCGCGCCCTCGTCGTGGTGGGCCTGCTGGACGAACTGCCGGTCGATCTTCAGGCTGTGCGGGGAGAGGCTGCCCAGGTGGGCCAGGGACGAGTGCCCGGTCCCGAAGTCGTCGACCTCGAGGCCCACCCCGAGCGCCGCCAGCGCGTCGAGGTGCAGCGCGGAGGCGGCCGGGTCCCGCATGAGCGTGTTCTCCGAGATCTCGACCGAGAGCGCGGAGCCCGGCAGGCCGTGCGCCCGGAGGGCGGCCTCGACCCGGTCGACCAGGCCGCTGCTCAGCTGGGCCGGGGAGACGTTGACGAAGACCGGCTGGGCGTGGCCCGCGGAACGCCAGGCGGCGGCCTGGGCGCAGGCCGCGTCCAGCACCCACTCGCCCAGCTGCACGATGAGCCCGGACTCCTCGGCTGCGGACAGGAAGGCGGCCGGCTCCACGATGCGGCCGTCCTGCCGCCAGCGCACGAGCGCCTCGCACCCGCGCAGCTCCGCGTCGCGCAGCCCGACCACGGGCTGGTAGCGCAGCTCGAGGTCGCCCACCGTGACCGCTCGACGCAGGGACTGGGTGAGGTCGAGGACGCGGCGCGCCCGGTCGGTCCGGACGGTGTCGTGCCGGGCGAGCCGGGCCCGGCCTCCCTCCTTCGCGTCGAGCAGGGCCCCGTCGGCGCGCGCGAGCAGGTCGCTGGCGTCGGTGCCCGGCTCGGCGACGGCCAGCCCGACGCTGGCCGACTGCACGACCTCCCGGCCGTGCACCAGGACCGGCCGCTCGAGGCTGTCCAGGATCCGCAGCGCGATGTGCTCGGCGTCCTCCGGCCGGGGCAGGTCCTCGCAGAGCAGCACGAACTCGTCCCCGCCGTAG
Encoded here:
- a CDS encoding TraR/DksA family transcriptional regulator codes for the protein MERRAVRAQQVGALVLAVLVVLALAPQSTSGAADARPTGDVSRASDAPVLDAAHVERAPAARLSAAREHLEGTAPAVPLAAGVLLLLLLPASCPPGRRALSRSAGPQRGRAPPVAPRLPREPDGHHRTRRTCGAFSFSSLWSTPMSISSATPRVDARRTPAADPLTPAQLAELRVELERCRAERREQLAAQGAEPAAGDLVLAAHLDSVRSVLREIEAALARMAAGTYGVCVSCSARIPAPRLELRPYPPGCVDCARRDAAGR
- the dcd gene encoding dCTP deaminase gives rise to the protein MILSDGTIRRLLAEGRLVIDPIDPAQVQPASVDVRLGAEFLVFRNHTAEVIDPYEKRDDLMEKVRVPEGQPFVLHPGEFVLGTTLEAIGLPDDLVARVEGKSSLGRLGLLIHATAGFVDPGWTRGQITLELSNVATLPIKLWPGMRIGQLSFHCLDAPAERPYGHPDLGSKYVGQRGPVASQYQQNRHGAGQPEG